One genomic segment of Hydrocarboniclastica marina includes these proteins:
- a CDS encoding c-type cytochrome: MQRVSNPEVILIREDGASMKKIIAGLIMAVGLAGVAQAQGDPEAGKSLAATCGACHGQSGASPVAPSYPKIAGIGEKYILKQLQDIKAGRRVVPEMTGILQPLSEQDLADLAAFYQTQEMTLEQADPELIEMGRALYRGGNMASGVTACSACHGPAGQGIASAAFPQVGGQKAAYLAKQLNDWQAGKRDNDPNAMMQDIASKLTDAEIEAISSYMSGLH, from the coding sequence ATGCAGCGGGTGTCAAACCCTGAAGTGATCCTGATCAGAGAAGATGGTGCGAGCATGAAGAAAATCATTGCAGGCCTGATTATGGCCGTAGGTCTGGCCGGCGTCGCGCAGGCTCAGGGTGATCCCGAGGCGGGCAAATCTCTCGCTGCAACTTGCGGTGCCTGTCACGGCCAGTCGGGGGCGTCGCCGGTAGCGCCGAGCTACCCAAAGATCGCCGGTATCGGAGAAAAGTACATCCTCAAGCAGTTGCAGGACATCAAGGCAGGACGTCGGGTTGTGCCGGAGATGACCGGCATTCTGCAGCCTCTGTCGGAGCAGGACCTGGCCGATCTGGCTGCGTTCTACCAGACCCAGGAGATGACGCTTGAGCAGGCGGATCCGGAACTGATAGAGATGGGGCGGGCACTGTACCGGGGCGGTAATATGGCGAGCGGTGTCACCGCCTGTAGCGCCTGCCATGGCCCAGCTGGACAGGGCATCGCTTCTGCTGCCTTTCCTCAGGTCGGTGGCCAGAAAGCTGCGTACCTGGCCAAGCAGCTTAACGATTGGCAGGCAGGTAAGCGCGATAACGATCCCAATGCGATGATGCAGGATATCGCCAGTAAGCTGACCGATGCCGAGATCGAAGCGATCTCCAGTTATATGTCCGGGCTTCACTGA